Proteins encoded within one genomic window of Triticum aestivum cultivar Chinese Spring chromosome 2D, IWGSC CS RefSeq v2.1, whole genome shotgun sequence:
- the LOC123053601 gene encoding glycerophosphodiester phosphodiesterase GDPDL4 gives MGSGRVCSVVASVVLLWLGVAAAQGDSPWKTLSGNAPAIIAKGGFSGLFPDSSEFAYQFAMIASSPDTILYCDVRLTKDGLGVCLPDIKMDNCTNIPDFYPKGKKSYLVNGVSTTGWFSVDYNGTELSQVSLKQSIFSRTPRFDPSFFPLLAVEDVASKFKPPGMWLNIQHDGFYSQFNMSMRKYILSVSRRVIVDYISSPEASFLTSISGRVSNNTKLVFRFLDEATLEPSTKETYGSMLKNLTFIKTFASGILVPKKYIWPVSPDNYLQPYTSIVDDAHKAGLEIYAADFANDFALSYNHSYDPLAESLSFIDNGAFSVDGILTDFPVTPSEAIGCFANLNKSNTDHGKPLIISHNGASGDYPGCTDLAYQKAVDDGADVIDCPVQVTKDGIPVCMGSINLMDSTTVAKSPFASQAAVMKDIESVLGVFTFNLTWDDIVKNLKPKISTPLSTFSLDRNPRYRNAGNFMRLSDFLDFSKDKDLSGIMISIEHAAFLAEELGFDMVDAVIKALDDSGYNKQTAQKVMIQSTNSSVLVKLKQQTKYDLVYMINEDVSDAAPSSLAGIKKFADAVSVETSSVFPENRHFTSHQTDLVESLQTAGLSVYAYTLMNEFVAQPYDFFSDATAEIIAYVQGAGVDGLITDFPATARRYKSNTCMNMGNKTPSFMAPPRPGDLLQLISKPAQPPALAPMPLLMDSDVSEPPLPPARLNNGTTAPAPSSAPRMQTRIPFLVTLAMLCVWATV, from the exons ATGGGGAGCGGCCGTGTCTGCTCCGTTGTCGCGTCCGTCGTGTTGCTCTGGTTGGGCGTGGCCGCTGCGCAGGGTGACTCTCCTTGGAAGACGCTTAGCG GCAATGCTCCGGCGATCATAGCCAAGGGTGGATTTTCAGGCCTATTCCCTGACTCAAGTGAATTCGCTTACCAGTTCGCGATGATTGCGAGCTCGCCCGATACAATCCTGTATTGTGATGTCCGGCTGACCAAGGATGGACTTGGCGTCTGCCTGCCGGACATTAAGATGGACAACTGCACCAACATTCCAGATTTCTATCCTAAGGGTAAGAAGAGCTACCTTGTCAATGGCGTATCGACAACGGGGTGGTTCTCCGTGGACTACAACGGCACCGAGCTCTCGCAAGTGTCTT TGAAGCAGTCAATCTTCTCTCGCACGCCCAGGTTTGATCCAAGCTTCTTCCCATTGCTCGCCGTCGAAGACGTGGCATCCAAGTTTAAGCCTCCTGGAATGTGGCTCAATATCCAG CATGACGGTTTCTACAGCCAGTTCAACATGAGCATGAGGAAGTACATCCTTTCTGTGTCGAGACGTGTTATTGTTGACTACATCTCATCACCGGAAGCAAGCTTCCTCACCAGCATCAGTGGAAGGGTTAGCAACAACACAAAGCTCGTGTTCCGCTTTCTTGACGAGGCCACTCTTGAGCCATCTACCAAAGAGACATATGGTTCCATGTTGAAAAACCTTACATTTATCAAGACATTTGCATCTGGGATACTTGTCCCGAAGAAGTACATCTGGCCTGTTTCACCAGATAATTATCTGCAACCATACACTTCGATCGTCGATGATGCTCATAAAGCAGGGCTGGAAATTTATGCTGCTGATTTTGCCAACGACTTTGCGCTCAGTTACAACCATAGCTACGATCCATTAGCTGAATCTCTCTCGTTCATTGATAATGGTGCATTTTCTGTTGATGGCATACTGACTGATTTCCCCGTTACGCCTTCAGAAGCTATTG GCTGTTTTGCGAATTTGAACAAAAGCAACACAGATCATG GGAAACCTCTAATTATTTCTCACAATGGAGCCAGTGGAGATTACCCAGGCTGCACAGATCTAGCTTATCAGAAAGCAGTCGACGATGGTGCAGATGTCATTGATTGCCCTGTGCAAGTGACCAAAGACGGCATACCAGTATGCATGGGATCCATTAACTTAATGGATAGTACTACTGTTGCAAAATCACCATTTGCGTCCCAGGCAGCAGTAATGAAAGATATTGAGAGTGTCCTAGGAGTCTTTACTTTCAACCTCACTTGGGATGACATCGTGAAGAATCTAAAAC CCAAGATATCTACCCCACTTAGCACCTTCAGTTTGGACAGAAATCCAAGATACAGGAATGCAGGCAATTTCATGAGATTATCAGACTTTCTGGACTTCTCAAAAGATAAGGATTTATCAGGAATCATGATTAGCATAGAG CATGCTGCTTTTCTAGCAGAGGAACTCGGATTTGACATGGTAGATGCAGTTATCAAAGCGCTTGACGACTCCGGCTACAACAAACAAACTGCTCAGAAAGTTATGATTCAGTCAACCAACAGCTCGGTTCTGGTGAAGTTGAAGCAGCAAACAAAGTATGACCTGGTGTACATGATCAATGAAGATGTCAGCGATGCCGCGCCTTCCTCCCTCGCGGGCATTAAAAAGTTTGCCGATGCCGTTTCTGTGGAGACCAGCTCTGTTTTCCCTGAAAACCGCCATTTCACGTCGCACCAGACAGACCTTGTCGAGTCCCTGCAGACCGCCGGGCTCTCAGTCTATGCCTACACTCTCATGAACGAGTTTGTTGCTCAGCCATACGACTTCTTCTCGGATGCGACCGCGGAGATCATTGCCTATGTTCAGGGTGCCGGAGTGGATGGGCTAATCACCGACTTCCCGGCGACGGCCCGGAGATACAAAT CGAACACTTGCATGAACATGGGGAACAAAACTCCGAGCTTCATGGCCCCTCCTAGGCCTGGTGATCTGCTGCAGCTCATCAGTAAGCCGGCGCAACCACCGGCCCTAGCCCCGATGCCCCTGCTAATGGATTCTGACGTGTCGGAGCCGCCCCTACCGCCCGCAAGATTGAACAATGGTACTACAGCTCCAGCACCTTCGTCTGCACCCAGGATGCAGACTCGGATCCCATTCCTCGTCACCTTAGCGATGCTTTGCGTCTGGGCCACGGTCTGA